From Drosophila virilis strain 15010-1051.87 chromosome X, Dvir_AGI_RSII-ME, whole genome shotgun sequence, the proteins below share one genomic window:
- the Idh3a gene encoding probable isocitrate dehydrogenase [NAD] subunit alpha, mitochondrial isoform X1, producing MAARFIQRILKQLGFQAARDAAPESTALAGATFKAKINTTPAASRGYASGVRKVTLIPGDGIGPEISAAVQKIFTAAKVPIEWEAVDVTPVRGPDGKFGIPQAAIDSVNTNKIGLKGPLMTPVGKGHRSLNLALRKEFNLYANVRPCRSLVGYKTLYDDVDVVTIRENTEGEYSGIEHEIVDGVVQSIKLITEDASRRVAEYAFQYAKNNNRKKVTVVHKANIMRMSDGLFLRCVRETAQKYPEIQFEERYLDTVCLNMVQNPGKYDVLVMPNLYGDILSDMCAGLVGGLGLTPSGNMGLNGALFESVHGTAPDIAGKDLANPTALLLSAVMMLRHMELNSYADKIEAAAFAVIAEGKYLTGDLGGKAKCSEFTNEICSKL from the exons ATGGCTGCTAGATTTATACAGAGAATT CTCAAGCAATTGGGTTTTCAGGCTGCGCGTGATGCGGCGCCAGAGTCAACGGCCTTGGCCGGAGCAACATTTAAAGCCAAG ATCAACACAACGCCCGCTGCCAGCCGCGGCTATGCGTCCGGCGTCAGAAAGGTAACGCTTATACCCGGTGATGGCATTGGTCCAGAGATCTCTGCTGCTGTGCAAAAGATTTTCACTGCCGCCAAAGTGCCCATCGAATGGGAGGCTGTCGATGTGACGCCCGTCCGT GGTCCCGATGGCAAATTTGGCATTCCCCAGGCGGCCATCGATTCGGTTAACACCAACAAGATTGGCCTCAAGGGTCCCCTAATGACGCCCGTGGGCAAGGGCCATCGCTCACTGAACCTGGCATTGCGCAAGGAGTTCAATCTGTATGCCAATGTGCGTCCCTGCCGCAGTCTGGTTGGCTACAAGACGCTCTACGATGATGTCGATGTGGTCACCATTCGCGAGAACACCGAGGGCGAGTATTCTGGCATTGAGCACGAGATTGTCGATGGCGTTGTCCAGAGCATCAAGCTAATCACCGAGGATGCCTCCAGGCGTGTGGCCGAATACGCCTTCCAGtatgccaaaaacaacaatcgcaaGAAGGTGACCGTCGTGCACAAGGCGAACATTAT GCGCATGTCGGACGGCCTGTTCCTGCGTTGTGTGCGCGAAACGGCGCAAAAGTATCCCGAAATTCAGTTCGAGGAGCGCTACTTGGACACGGTGTGCCTGAACATGGTCCAGAATCCGGGCAAATACGATGTGCTG GTCATGCCCAATCTGTATGGTGATATTCTGTCTGATATGTGCGCCGGTCTGGTCGGCGGTCTGGGCCTGACGCCATCGGGCAACATGGGTCTGAATGGTGCTCTGTTCGAGTCTGTGCACGGCACAGCGCCCGATATCGCTGGCAAGGATCTGGCCAATCCCACGGCCCTGCTGCTCTCGGCAGTGATGATGCTGCGCCACATGGAGCTCAATTCGTATGCTGATAAAATTGAGGCAGCCGCATTTGCCGTCATTGCGGAAGGCAAATATCTAACTGGCGATCTTGGCGGCAAGGCCAAGTGCTCCGAGTTCACAAACGAGATCTGCTCCAAGCTATAA
- the Idh3a gene encoding probable isocitrate dehydrogenase [NAD] subunit alpha, mitochondrial isoform X2 has translation MAARFIQRIINTTPAASRGYASGVRKVTLIPGDGIGPEISAAVQKIFTAAKVPIEWEAVDVTPVRGPDGKFGIPQAAIDSVNTNKIGLKGPLMTPVGKGHRSLNLALRKEFNLYANVRPCRSLVGYKTLYDDVDVVTIRENTEGEYSGIEHEIVDGVVQSIKLITEDASRRVAEYAFQYAKNNNRKKVTVVHKANIMRMSDGLFLRCVRETAQKYPEIQFEERYLDTVCLNMVQNPGKYDVLVMPNLYGDILSDMCAGLVGGLGLTPSGNMGLNGALFESVHGTAPDIAGKDLANPTALLLSAVMMLRHMELNSYADKIEAAAFAVIAEGKYLTGDLGGKAKCSEFTNEICSKL, from the exons ATGGCTGCTAGATTTATACAGAGAATT ATCAACACAACGCCCGCTGCCAGCCGCGGCTATGCGTCCGGCGTCAGAAAGGTAACGCTTATACCCGGTGATGGCATTGGTCCAGAGATCTCTGCTGCTGTGCAAAAGATTTTCACTGCCGCCAAAGTGCCCATCGAATGGGAGGCTGTCGATGTGACGCCCGTCCGT GGTCCCGATGGCAAATTTGGCATTCCCCAGGCGGCCATCGATTCGGTTAACACCAACAAGATTGGCCTCAAGGGTCCCCTAATGACGCCCGTGGGCAAGGGCCATCGCTCACTGAACCTGGCATTGCGCAAGGAGTTCAATCTGTATGCCAATGTGCGTCCCTGCCGCAGTCTGGTTGGCTACAAGACGCTCTACGATGATGTCGATGTGGTCACCATTCGCGAGAACACCGAGGGCGAGTATTCTGGCATTGAGCACGAGATTGTCGATGGCGTTGTCCAGAGCATCAAGCTAATCACCGAGGATGCCTCCAGGCGTGTGGCCGAATACGCCTTCCAGtatgccaaaaacaacaatcgcaaGAAGGTGACCGTCGTGCACAAGGCGAACATTAT GCGCATGTCGGACGGCCTGTTCCTGCGTTGTGTGCGCGAAACGGCGCAAAAGTATCCCGAAATTCAGTTCGAGGAGCGCTACTTGGACACGGTGTGCCTGAACATGGTCCAGAATCCGGGCAAATACGATGTGCTG GTCATGCCCAATCTGTATGGTGATATTCTGTCTGATATGTGCGCCGGTCTGGTCGGCGGTCTGGGCCTGACGCCATCGGGCAACATGGGTCTGAATGGTGCTCTGTTCGAGTCTGTGCACGGCACAGCGCCCGATATCGCTGGCAAGGATCTGGCCAATCCCACGGCCCTGCTGCTCTCGGCAGTGATGATGCTGCGCCACATGGAGCTCAATTCGTATGCTGATAAAATTGAGGCAGCCGCATTTGCCGTCATTGCGGAAGGCAAATATCTAACTGGCGATCTTGGCGGCAAGGCCAAGTGCTCCGAGTTCACAAACGAGATCTGCTCCAAGCTATAA
- the CoRest gene encoding REST corepressor isoform X4 — translation MVLAERNTGDIVRNGRRSRGPSPNTHTSGAGSGAAGHGHNSATGMAGGGGAGGGGGGGGGSGGTNSTGNEKATANVPGAGTPESSDDDNSTKRNGKSKAKQSEYEEKIRVGRDYQAVCPQLVPELDRRPELMNERALLVWSPTKEIPDMKLEEYISVAKEKYGYNGEQALGMLFWHKHDLERAVMDLANFTPFPDEWTIEDKVLFDQAFQFHGKSFHRIRQMLPDKSIASLVKYYYSWKKTRHRSSAMDRQEKMIKTAVKDGSENGSEVGSNEESDNDDKIIAVPAYLS, via the exons ATGGTGTTGGCCGAGCGCAACACCGGCGACATTGTGCGCAATGGCCGTCGCTCACGTGGACCCAGCCCCAATACACATACAAGCGGCGCTGGCAGCGGTGCTGCTGGCCATGGCCACAATTCTGCCACCGGCAtggccggcggcggcggagctggcggtggcggtggcggcggcggcggatcCGGTGGCACAAACTCGACGGGCAATGAGAAGGCCACAGCTAACGTACCGGGTGCCGGCACACCGGAGAGCTCCGACGATGATAACT CGACAAAACGCAACGGCAAATCCAAGGCAAAGCAGTCGGAATACGAAG AGAAAATACGCGTTGGACGCGACTATCAGGCGGTGTGTCCACAGCTGGTGCCCGAACTGGATCGCCGTCCGGAGCTGATGAACGAGCGCGCCTTGTTGGTCTGGTCGCCCACCAAGGAGATACCCGACATGAAGC TGGAGGAATACATTTCGGTGGCAAAGGAGAAATATGGCTACAATGGTGAACAGGCATTGGGCATGCTGTTCTGGCATAAACACGATCTGGAGCGTGCGGTCATGGATTTGGCCAACTTCACACCGTTCCCGGATGAGTGGACCATCGAGGACAAGGTGCTATTCGATCAGGCATTTCAGTTTCATGGCAAAAGCTTTCATCGCATACGCCAAAtg CTGCCAGACAAATCTATAGCCAGTCTggtcaaatattattattcgTGGAAGAAGACGCGTCATCGCAGCAGCGCCATGGATCGCCAGGAGAAAATGATAAAGACGGCCGTCAAGGATGGCTCCGAGAACGGCAGCGAGGTGGGCAGCAATGAGGAATCCGATAACGATGACAAG